CTGGTATAAGTATCACCATTACGAGTGATCACTTGCAACACCTGAGATTCGACACCTAATGGTAAAATTAGTTGCCCGCCATCAACTAGTTGCGTCAGTAATGCTTGTGGTACAGAAGCGGGGGCAGCAGTCACGATAATAGCATCGAAAGGGCCTTTGCTCTGCCAACCTTGCCAACCATCACCATATTTCATCATCACGTTATGCAAATCGAGATTCTTTAACCGACGCTTCGCTTGCCATTGTAACGCTTGGATCCGTTCCACCGAATAAACCAGTGGAAATACCTGCGCTAAAATAGCCGTTTGATAACCTGAACCCGTGCCGATTTCCAATACTTTTTTTGGCTTAGTTTGCAATAACAGTTCCGTCATTCGTGCAACAATATAAGGCTGAGATATCGTTTGCCCAGCCCCAATAGGTAAAGCCTGATTTCCCCATGCCTGTGACGCTAGCGCTTCTTCAACAAAATAGTTTCGAGGTGTATTTTGCATTGCAGCTAACACGCTAGGTTCTCGAATTCCTTGTTCTTCAAGCAGCGCTTTTATACGCTGCCCTGCTACTCCTGTATTACCCAATTCAATCATACGGTTCCTGATGTTGGCGCTTGGTCAAAATCACGAATAACGACTTTATCTTCAATCAATTCACGTACAATACTCGTCGCAAAACAACCCGATGGCAGATAGAAACTGACTGTTAGGCTATCTTCAGCTAACTGGTAGCTAAAATTTTGAGGACGTAATATTAACGCTTTACGCTCTTGACGTAGGCCCGCAGCACTTAAACCTTCAAGCAATTCTGGGTATTGCGTAATGATGCTGCTTTCAAATGCTAGCGCTTCGTTCGTCGCGCTGCTGTTACCTTTACCAACGAGTGGTGCCGATAGTTGTAGCGCGCCTTGGGCAACACGTTCAATAATGTCGTCGGTTAAGGTTTCTTCCGCAAAAAATGAATTAGACCCCTGTAAAATGTAGCAATCACCTGACATTGCAGTTTGCCATTTATCCTGTTTAATTCGTTCACTGACAACGTGATTGAATATCAAACTACGTGCAGCTGAAATATAAAAACTTCGTTTATTACGATCTTTTACTTTTTCACCCGCAAACATCGCTTGTGCGCGCACAATATTATTACCGTTTTGACCAAATCGCTGTTCACCGAAATAGTTTGGCACGCCAGTGGTTTTAATTTTCTCTAAACGCTCGGCTAATCCATCGGTACTGCTTAGGTCCGTTAATTTTAATGTAAATTGATTACCTTTTAATGCACCAGTACGTAACTTCTTGTTATGACGAACAATTTTTAATATTTTAATTTGCGCTGTTTCAATCACAGAAAAATCGGGAGTTTCTTTACCCGCCATGTGAATACCAAACCATTGTTCTGTAATAGCATGGCGGTCTTTAAGCCCTGCATAACTCACATCCTTGCCTGAAACACCGGCTGCTTTGGCTAATGCACGGGCAACATATTGGGTATTTTCACCTATTTTACGGATGGAAATAAAGATGTGTTCACCTTCACCCGTTAATTCAAAACCAAGGTCTTCAATAACCACAAAATCGGCAGCTTCCTGCTTAATAAAACCAGTTACGTTAGGTTTGCCATATAAATATTCAAATTCAGGAAGCATTGATGTCTCCGCATTAGGATTAGTTTGCATTAATTTATGTTCACTTATTATGTATTTTTCATTAACAGAACGACAGCTTCGCATGCCACGCCTTCTTTACGACCAGTGAATCCGAGTTTTTCAGTGGTCGTTGCTTTCACATTCACCGCTGACAATTCGGTTTCAAGATCCGTGCTTAATACTGCACGCATTGCTTGAATATGTGGGGCAATTTTAGGTGCTTGAGCAATAATAGTGACATCTAAATTACCAATGCGATAACCCAGTTCTTTGACTTTACTAAACACATCGCGTAATAGAATACGGCTATCGATATTTTCGAATTCCACCGACGTATCAGGGAAATGATGGCCAATATCACCAAGCGCTAAAGCGCCAAGTAGCGCATCGCAAATCGCATGTAACGCCACATCACCATCTGAGTGAGCCAGAAAACCTTGTTCATAAGGGATCGCGACACCGTTAATCATAACAGGGCCAGCATTACCAAATTTATGAACATCAAAACCATGACCAATTCTAAACATTAAATATTTTCCCTATTTATTATTCACTGACTGTTGTAGATACAGTGTTGCTAACGGCATGTCTTCTGGACGTGTAATTTTAATATTATCCGCGCGACCAACGACCATTTTGGGCATTAAACCGAATAGTTCAATGGCTGAAGCCTCATCGGTAATATTCGCATTACCCGCTAATCCCGCAGTTAACGCATCGGTTAATAATTTAACGGGAAACATTTGTGGTGTTAACGCATGCCATAATAAATCACGCTCGACCGTCGCAATAATACTACCATTAGCATCAGTACGTTTCATTGTATCGCGAACCTGACACCCTAGAATAGCACCATGTTCAGATGCCAGAGCGCCAGCAATCAAACTGTCCACATCTGCATGAGTAAGACAGGGCCGTGCGGCATCATGTACCAGAACCCAATTATACGACTGACAAGCATGTAATCCCGCGAGTACCGAGTCTGCACGCTCTTTACCGCCATTAACACGGATAATAGCCGGATCTTTGGCGATAGCAATATCAGTAAACCAGCCATCTTCCGGACCGAGGGCCACAACGACTTGCGCAATACGAGGGTGACTTAACAACGCAGTTAACGTGTGTTCAATCACTGTTTTATCTTGCAACATCAAATATTGCTTGGGTATACTCGCGCCCATTCTGGCGCCGACGCCAGCGGCTGGGACAACCGCAATAAATTGTTCAGTCATCTAGCTAACCTAGTTATCATCACTAATAATACGGTAGAAGGTCTCACCTTCTTTAATCATGCCAAGTTCATTACGGGTACGCTCTTCTATCGCATCATACCCATTGCGTAAATCTAATATTTCATTTTTTAACGCGGTATTACGATCAATTAAAACTTGATTATTCGTTTGCTGGACGATGACTTCACGTTCGATACGAGTGTAATCCATCACCCCGTTATTACCAGCAATAAAATGATAGATCAGCAAGCTGAGAATTGAGATTAATAAAAAATAAAGAAGGCGCATGACAATCATCCCGTAAATGAATCAGTTATTGTCACATATAATGCAGAATTTGGTTAGCGTATACATAAAAAAAACCCGCTCAAAGGCGGGTTTTTTAATCTATTCAGAATTAATAGTTAAGCAAATTAAGCTTGACCTTTAACCTCTTTAAGACCGTGGAAAGGAGCAGCATCACCTAGCGCTTCTTCGATACGGATTAATTGGTTGTACTTAGCAACACGATCAGAACGGCTCATAGAACCCGTTTTGATTTGGCCTGCACATGTACCAACAGCAAGGTCAGCAATTGTTGCATCTTCAGTTTCACCAGAACGGTGAGAGATTACAGCTGTAAAGCCTGCGTCTTTCGCCATTTTGATTGCAGCTAACGTTTCAGTTAGTGTGCCAATTTGGTTGAATTTGATTAAGATTGAGTTAGTAATACCTTCTTCAATACCACGTGTCAAAATCTTAGTATTAGTCACGAATAAATCATCACCAACTAATTGGATCTTGTCACCCAGTAGTTCAGTCTGGTGTTTGAAACCAGCCCAATCTGATTCATCTAGACCATCTTCAATCGATACGATTGGGTATTGATCAACAAGACCAGCAAGATAGTGGTTAAACTCTTCAGCAGTAAATTTCTTACCTTCGCCTTTAAGATCGTAGATACCTTCTTCTTTGTTATAAAACTCAGAAGCAGCACAATCCATAGCAAGTGTAACGTCTTTACCCATTTCATAACCGGCAGCTTTAACAGCTTCTTCAATTGCAGCTAGTGCAGCAGCATTTGATTCTAGGTCAGGGGCGAAACCACCTTCATCACCAACTGCAGTGCTTAGGCCTTTAGACTTAAGTACTTTAGCTAGACTATGGAATACTTCAGCACCGATACGTAGTGCTTCTTTAAGAGTTTTAGCGCCAACAGGTTGGATCATGAACTCTTGAATGTCTACGTTGTTATCAGCGTGCTCGCCACCGTTGATGATGTTCATCATTGGTAGAGGCATAGAGTATTGACCAGGAGTACCGTTTAACTCAGCAATGTGAGCGTAAAGTGGTAAACCTTTTGCAGATGCAGCCGCTTTAGCGTTAGCTAGAGAAACAGCAAGGATAGCATTAGCACCGAAGTTAGCTTTGTTTTCAGTACCGTCTAAGTCGATCATCACTTGGTCGATTGCAGCTTGATCAGTTGCATCTTTACCAATGAGTGCTTCAGCGATTGGACCATTGATTGCTGCAACAGCTTTAAGAACACCTTTACCTAAAAAGCGAGTTTTGTCGCCGTCACGTAATTCAAGTGCTTCACGAGAACCAGTTGATGCACCAGATGGAGCAGGTGCCATACCGATGAAACCACCTTCTAGGTGAACTTCAGCTTCTACAGTAGGGTTACCACGTGAATCAATGATTTCGCGACCAATAATTTTAACGATCTTAGACATTTTTACTTCCTTAACTATTAAAAATTTAAGTATGCCGCGTTACCGCGGCACTAATATTAAAATCTCTGATTAGCTAGTTGATGATTTTTTATTCTCACCAGCAGCATTAATGAATCCTTCAAATAATGCGTGACCATCTCGTGGTGTTGACGTGAATTCCGGGTGGAATTGCGCAGCAACAAACCAAGGATGATTCGGATTCTCAACAATCTCTACTAATTTCTTATCTGCAGATAAACCTGTTACTTTTAGGCCTGCTTTTTCGATTTTAGGAAGAAGGTTGTTGTTAACTTCATAACGGTGACGATGACGTTCTTTAATCGTCGCACTACCGTACATTTCTCTTACTTTACTACCCGCTTTCAGATGGCATAGTTGTGCACCTAAACGCATAGTACCACCCAGATCTGATGAGCCAGTACGTTCTTCAACGTTACCTGATTCATCAATCCATTCTGTAATTAGACCAACTACAGGGAACTTAGTTTCTGGGTTAAATTCTGTTGAATGTGCACCTTCTAGACCTGCAACATTACGGGCGAACTCGATTAATGCTACTTGCATACCTAAACAGATCCCAAAGTAAGGAACCTTGTTTTCACGTGCAAATTTCGCTGCAAGAATTTTACCTTCAACGCCACGTTCACCGAAACCACCTGGTACCAAGATACCATCAACAGTTTTAAGTATGTCAGTGCCTTTCGCTTCAAGGTCTTGTGAATCAATATATTTGATTTTCACGCTGAAACGGTTTTTCAAACCACCATGTTTAAGTGCTTCATTTACTGATTTGTAAGCATCTGGTAGTTCGATGTATTTACCAACCATACCGATAACAAGTTCATCAGTTGGGTTAGCTTCTTCGAAAATTACCTGTTCCCACTCAGCTAGATCGGCTTCTGGTGCTGTTAAACCGAAACGGTTAACAATTAGCTCGTCTAGACCTTGTGATTTTAATAGCGCAGGAATTTTGTAAATACTGTCTACATCTTTCAGTGAGATAACGGCTTTTTCTTCTACGTTACAGAATAACGAGATTTTAGCACGTTCGTTCGCTGGTACATTACGATCAGAACGACAAATTAGGATGTCAGGCTGAATACCAATTGAACGTAGCTCTTTCACTGAGTGTTGTGTAGGTTTTGTTTTAACTTCACCAGCAGCACCTAAATAAGGAACTAATGTTAAATGCATAAACATTGTATGGTCACGACCTAGTTGCACGCCCATTTGGCGTAATGCTTCTAGGAAAGGTTGAGATTCGATATCACCTACCGTACCACCCACTTCTACTACTGCAACATCAAAGCCTTCACTGCCCGCGATTACGCGTTCTTTGATCTCATTCGTAATGTGTGGGATAACCTGAATCGTTGCACCTAAGTAATCACCACGGCGCTCTTTAGCAAGCACTGATGAATACACTTTACCTGTTGTAAAGTTATTACGTTTAGTCATGTGAGTACGAATAAAGCGCTCATAGTGACCTAAATCTAGATCTGTCTCAGCACCATCGTCCGTTACGAATACTTCACCATGTTGAATCGGGCTCATTGTGCCCGGATCAATGTTAATGTAAGGGTCTAGTTTCATCATTGTGACGTTTAAGCCACGTGCTTCTAAAATAGCTGCTAATGATGCTGCCGCAATACCTTTACCTAATGAGGATACTACCCCACCAGTAACAAAAACGTACTTAGTTGTCATACATAACCTGAAGTTGTTAGGGATTAAATGTGTATTATTGAATATATACCAGAAGGGACGACATTATAAACAAATCCCCCTCATCCCACAATGTTGACAAGTATAGCATTGTCGTTTTTCGATAACTGTGCGGTAGATCATATGTTGTAATTTTATTTCACTTCCTGCCAAAATGACTCCATTTCCTCTACAGAACAATCACTTAGTATCTTACCATTCTGTAATGCAAGTACTTCAACCTGTCTAAATCTTTTTTCAAACTTTTCATTTGCCTTACGAAGTGCTTGCTCAGGATCGTGTTTTAGGTGGCGTGTGACATTCACTACAGAGAACAATAAATCACCTAATTCTTCTTCTAACTTAGCCTGATCAACAACCGCAGCATCCGCTTCTGCAACAACTTCGTCAACCTCCTCATAAACCTTTGATAATGCTTGCTTATACTCTTCAAAGTCAAAGTTAACATCGGCAGCTCTTTGCTGTATTTTAGCCGCTCTAACCAGTGCAGGAAAAACATTGGGAATATTGTCTAATGCACTGTGTTGAGCCGGTTTTTTATGATTTTCAAAACGCTCTTTCGACTTTTGTTTTTGCCATGCGGCAATAACTTCAGATTCAGACTGTAGTTTTATTTCACCAAAAATATATGGGTGACGTTGGATTAATTTCTCAGCGAGCTGCTGAATAACGTCATCGAAGCTGAACAACGCCTCTTCCTGTCCTAATTGGCTATAATAGAGTACGTGATAAAGCAGATCACCGACTTCACCTTTAAGACCTTTTAGACCTTTTAGATCATGATGTTCAATAGCATCAACCACTTCATAAGCTTCCTCCAAAGTGAATTTAGCTATCGATGCAAAGCTTTGCTGCAGGTTCCAAGGGCATCCTGTATCTGGATTACGTAATTTCTCAACAATATGCCGTAAATCATTAATCGTGTACTTTTCTTTCAAAATAAATCCTATTAATTCAACTTTTATGTGAAATCCCAAGATCCTGACTCATTACTTTATATAGAACCATAACTGAGACTAAATGATTTATCAGTGAGTATATAATGATATTCATTACGTTTGGAGAAGTGTGACTAAATGATCTAGGAAGGGTTTATAACGCACGATGAATCATCTGATGATGATCAACAGTACGTTATGATGCTATTAAGCAGTCCATTTTTTACTTAAATCAACATTATCTAACTGTTCTGGTTGCAGATATTTACTTAAATCAATCTCATCGAGTTGTTCAGTGTTAAGGTATTTTTGCGCATATTTAATATGCGTGCCGCTTTGTAAGAATAATCTAAATAACTCAATATCTAAATGTTGGTCCAAGGCCATCTGGTACATGATATCAACGGCAACACTAACCGGTTTTGCTTTCTTATAAGGACGGTCAGACGCGGTCAGGGCTTCGAAGATATCCGCGATCACTAAGATTCGTTCAGGAATAGAAAGGTCATCAGCAGTCAATTTACGCGGATAACCCGTGCCTTTTAATGTTTCATGGTGAGTTGAAGCATAACGCGGGACACGACTTAATTCTGGTGGAAAGGGGAGATTATCTAACATCTTAATGGTACTGATCATGTGCTCGTTGATTTTATACCTGTCTTCCGCGGTTAACGTGCCGCGGCTAATCGTTAAGTTATAGACTTCTCCTAAGTTATACTGATGCTCTGGAACATCCATCTTAATACCAAACTTAGGGTCAAACTCCACTTTACGATCTCGCTCAACAATATGCGCGGCTTTATTTGAAAGCAATTTTTCAATCACAGGTAAACGGGTATTTAACGATTCTTTTTTCAACAGCTCTTCAACCGAAGACAGTCCTAAACTATCATCGAAATGACGTAACCATGTTTGTTCTGATAAAGCCTTCACACGGGCAACTTTATCATCACTCATAAACTCACCGCCAACATTCGATGCCGCAATAAACGCAAAATCATCGGTCAACTTCTGTTGTTTGGCCTTAAGCGCAGCATCAATCGTACTCTTATGCTCTGGTAATACGATTTGTTGTTTGAGCGCGGTAATTTCAGCATCACGCCATAACACTTCAAACCGTGTTCTAATTTCGTGGATACGGTTATAATTAGCCTCTAATTTAGTGCCCTTATCGACAATATATTCAGGTGTCGTGATCTTGCCACAATCATGCAGCCAAGCCGCAATTCTAAATTCACGTTTCTCATCCGCGTTAGCAAATTTGAAATCTTTAAATAACGCAGAATCACATTGCTCAGTAACCTCTGCTAACATTATGCCAAGCTCTGGCACACGATTACAATGACCAGCCGTGTATTTCGATTTATCATCAATCGCTTGCGCAATAAGCTTAATAAACGCTTCTAAGAATTCTTCTTGTGCTATTTCATATTGCTGTAAGTCTTTTGACATCTCCATCATGGCTTCAGATAATTCCCAGACT
This Moritella sp. 5 DNA region includes the following protein-coding sequences:
- a CDS encoding protein-L-isoaspartate(D-aspartate) O-methyltransferase, translated to MIELGNTGVAGQRIKALLEEQGIREPSVLAAMQNTPRNYFVEEALASQAWGNQALPIGAGQTISQPYIVARMTELLLQTKPKKVLEIGTGSGYQTAILAQVFPLVYSVERIQALQWQAKRRLKNLDLHNVMMKYGDGWQGWQSKGPFDAIIVTAAPASVPQALLTQLVDGGQLILPLGVESQVLQVITRNGDTYTSQNIEHVRFVPLIIGDLA
- the mazG gene encoding nucleoside triphosphate pyrophosphohydrolase, which produces MKEKYTINDLRHIVEKLRNPDTGCPWNLQQSFASIAKFTLEEAYEVVDAIEHHDLKGLKGLKGEVGDLLYHVLYYSQLGQEEALFSFDDVIQQLAEKLIQRHPYIFGEIKLQSESEVIAAWQKQKSKERFENHKKPAQHSALDNIPNVFPALVRAAKIQQRAADVNFDFEEYKQALSKVYEEVDEVVAEADAAVVDQAKLEEELGDLLFSVVNVTRHLKHDPEQALRKANEKFEKRFRQVEVLALQNGKILSDCSVEEMESFWQEVK
- the eno gene encoding phosphopyruvate hydratase, with product MSKIVKIIGREIIDSRGNPTVEAEVHLEGGFIGMAPAPSGASTGSREALELRDGDKTRFLGKGVLKAVAAINGPIAEALIGKDATDQAAIDQVMIDLDGTENKANFGANAILAVSLANAKAAASAKGLPLYAHIAELNGTPGQYSMPLPMMNIINGGEHADNNVDIQEFMIQPVGAKTLKEALRIGAEVFHSLAKVLKSKGLSTAVGDEGGFAPDLESNAAALAAIEEAVKAAGYEMGKDVTLAMDCAASEFYNKEEGIYDLKGEGKKFTAEEFNHYLAGLVDQYPIVSIEDGLDESDWAGFKHQTELLGDKIQLVGDDLFVTNTKILTRGIEEGITNSILIKFNQIGTLTETLAAIKMAKDAGFTAVISHRSGETEDATIADLAVGTCAGQIKTGSMSRSDRVAKYNQLIRIEEALGDAAPFHGLKEVKGQA
- a CDS encoding CTP synthase encodes the protein MTTKYVFVTGGVVSSLGKGIAAASLAAILEARGLNVTMMKLDPYINIDPGTMSPIQHGEVFVTDDGAETDLDLGHYERFIRTHMTKRNNFTTGKVYSSVLAKERRGDYLGATIQVIPHITNEIKERVIAGSEGFDVAVVEVGGTVGDIESQPFLEALRQMGVQLGRDHTMFMHLTLVPYLGAAGEVKTKPTQHSVKELRSIGIQPDILICRSDRNVPANERAKISLFCNVEEKAVISLKDVDSIYKIPALLKSQGLDELIVNRFGLTAPEADLAEWEQVIFEEANPTDELVIGMVGKYIELPDAYKSVNEALKHGGLKNRFSVKIKYIDSQDLEAKGTDILKTVDGILVPGGFGERGVEGKILAAKFARENKVPYFGICLGMQVALIEFARNVAGLEGAHSTEFNPETKFPVVGLITEWIDESGNVEERTGSSDLGGTMRLGAQLCHLKAGSKVREMYGSATIKERHRHRYEVNNNLLPKIEKAGLKVTGLSADKKLVEIVENPNHPWFVAAQFHPEFTSTPRDGHALFEGFINAAGENKKSSTS
- the truD gene encoding tRNA pseudouridine(13) synthase TruD, translating into MQTNPNAETSMLPEFEYLYGKPNVTGFIKQEAADFVVIEDLGFELTGEGEHIFISIRKIGENTQYVARALAKAAGVSGKDVSYAGLKDRHAITEQWFGIHMAGKETPDFSVIETAQIKILKIVRHNKKLRTGALKGNQFTLKLTDLSSTDGLAERLEKIKTTGVPNYFGEQRFGQNGNNIVRAQAMFAGEKVKDRNKRSFYISAARSLIFNHVVSERIKQDKWQTAMSGDCYILQGSNSFFAEETLTDDIIERVAQGALQLSAPLVGKGNSSATNEALAFESSIITQYPELLEGLSAAGLRQERKALILRPQNFSYQLAEDSLTVSFYLPSGCFATSIVRELIEDKVVIRDFDQAPTSGTV
- the ispD gene encoding 2-C-methyl-D-erythritol 4-phosphate cytidylyltransferase is translated as MTEQFIAVVPAAGVGARMGASIPKQYLMLQDKTVIEHTLTALLSHPRIAQVVVALGPEDGWFTDIAIAKDPAIIRVNGGKERADSVLAGLHACQSYNWVLVHDAARPCLTHADVDSLIAGALASEHGAILGCQVRDTMKRTDANGSIIATVERDLLWHALTPQMFPVKLLTDALTAGLAGNANITDEASAIELFGLMPKMVVGRADNIKITRPEDMPLATLYLQQSVNNK
- the ispF gene encoding 2-C-methyl-D-erythritol 2,4-cyclodiphosphate synthase gives rise to the protein MFRIGHGFDVHKFGNAGPVMINGVAIPYEQGFLAHSDGDVALHAICDALLGALALGDIGHHFPDTSVEFENIDSRILLRDVFSKVKELGYRIGNLDVTIIAQAPKIAPHIQAMRAVLSTDLETELSAVNVKATTTEKLGFTGRKEGVACEAVVLLMKNT
- the ftsB gene encoding cell division protein FtsB, whose translation is MRLLYFLLISILSLLIYHFIAGNNGVMDYTRIEREVIVQQTNNQVLIDRNTALKNEILDLRNGYDAIEERTRNELGMIKEGETFYRIISDDN